The Methanococcoides methylutens MM1 genome has a window encoding:
- the glnA gene encoding type I glutamate--ammonia ligase has product MTNSEKKIQTKEDVLEAVTEYDVKFIRTQFTDTLGMIKSWAIPSENLEDAFNDGVMFDGSSIEGFTRIEESDMMLMPDPTTFNILPWRPSEGAVARIIGDVKLPDGTPFEGDPRYILKRGIQQAKDMGFTMNVGPELEFFLFKLDENGNATTEMTDYGGYFDFAPLDRAQDVRREIDYALEHMGFKLEASHHEVAPSQHEIDFRFGDVLTTADNVVTFKYVVKSIAYHKGYYATFMPKPIFGENGSGMHANQSLMTEDGKNAFYDPDAENGLSDNARYYIGGLLDHISEFTAITNPVVNSYKRLVPGYEAPIYITWSDSNRSSLIRIPATRGMGTRVELRNPDPSCNPYLAFAVMLEAGLDGIRNKIEPGESLRMNIFELSEQEREDMGIESLPGNLKEATDKMKNSNFVRNALGDHVFENYLAAKTAEWDNYKARVHQWELDTYLSIL; this is encoded by the coding sequence ATGACAAACTCTGAAAAAAAGATACAGACCAAGGAAGACGTACTGGAAGCAGTAACCGAATATGATGTAAAGTTCATCAGAACCCAGTTCACCGATACACTGGGAATGATCAAGAGCTGGGCAATCCCTTCAGAGAACCTGGAAGATGCATTCAATGACGGCGTTATGTTCGATGGATCCTCCATTGAGGGGTTCACAAGGATCGAAGAATCTGACATGATGCTAATGCCTGATCCGACAACCTTCAACATACTCCCATGGAGACCTTCCGAAGGTGCAGTTGCTCGTATCATAGGCGATGTCAAACTGCCTGACGGGACACCCTTTGAAGGAGATCCAAGATATATCCTGAAAAGAGGCATCCAGCAGGCAAAGGACATGGGATTCACCATGAACGTCGGGCCTGAACTGGAATTTTTCCTTTTCAAGCTGGACGAGAACGGAAATGCAACCACTGAAATGACCGACTATGGTGGTTACTTTGACTTTGCACCGCTGGACAGGGCACAGGATGTCCGCAGGGAGATCGACTATGCACTGGAGCACATGGGATTCAAGCTGGAAGCATCCCATCACGAGGTCGCACCCTCACAGCACGAGATAGACTTCCGGTTCGGAGATGTCCTTACAACAGCAGACAATGTTGTCACTTTCAAATACGTGGTCAAGTCCATTGCATACCACAAAGGCTATTATGCAACCTTTATGCCAAAGCCCATCTTTGGAGAGAACGGCTCAGGCATGCACGCAAACCAGTCCCTGATGACAGAGGATGGAAAGAATGCTTTCTATGATCCTGATGCAGAGAATGGACTCTCCGACAATGCAAGATACTACATCGGCGGCCTGCTTGACCACATCAGCGAATTTACAGCTATTACAAATCCGGTGGTGAACTCTTACAAGCGACTGGTACCCGGCTATGAGGCACCGATATACATCACATGGTCTGACAGCAATAGGAGCTCACTGATCCGCATCCCAGCAACAAGAGGCATGGGCACCCGGGTGGAACTCAGGAATCCTGACCCTTCATGTAACCCGTACCTTGCATTTGCAGTGATGCTGGAAGCAGGTCTTGACGGGATCAGGAACAAGATCGAACCAGGAGAATCGCTCAGAATGAACATCTTCGAACTTAGTGAACAGGAAAGAGAAGACATGGGGATCGAATCCCTGCCGGGCAACCTGAAGGAAGCGACCGACAAAATGAAGAACAGCAATTTCGTGAGAAACGCTCTCGGAGACCATGTCTTTGAGAATTACCTCGCTGCAAAGACTGCGGAGTGGGACAATTACAAGGCACGTGTGCATCAGTGGGAACTTGACACGTACCTCAGTATATTGTAA
- the mtrD gene encoding tetrahydromethanopterin S-methyltransferase subunit D — protein MIDIAGILAENIIYIVMITLGGMLISWSVHFVPVGGAPAAMAQATGIGTGTVQLAAGAGLTGLVTAGAVMNVSDSVALVVASGAVGAMIMIAVTMIIGTWVYVYGVGVPPASAKVDYDPITKDRQDLYVSQGTEGHGLPTVSYVSGVIGGALGGIGGAIIYYSLMSTSTTLAHSDLISLASIFAVGIFFVNAVIPSYNIGGTIEGFHDPKFKKWPKAVVASFVATVMCAFVGVMAIGGL, from the coding sequence ATGATTGATATAGCAGGAATTCTCGCAGAAAATATAATCTATATTGTTATGATCACTCTCGGCGGCATGCTGATTTCATGGAGTGTTCACTTCGTACCTGTAGGTGGAGCACCTGCAGCTATGGCACAGGCAACTGGTATTGGTACCGGTACTGTCCAGCTGGCAGCAGGAGCAGGTCTTACCGGACTTGTCACCGCAGGAGCAGTTATGAACGTAAGCGACAGTGTTGCACTTGTAGTCGCATCAGGCGCAGTCGGTGCAATGATCATGATCGCAGTAACAATGATCATCGGTACATGGGTATACGTGTATGGTGTTGGTGTACCACCAGCATCCGCAAAGGTAGACTATGACCCGATCACAAAGGACAGGCAGGACCTCTATGTATCCCAGGGTACAGAGGGACACGGACTTCCAACCGTTTCATACGTAAGTGGTGTCATCGGTGGAGCTCTCGGAGGTATTGGTGGAGCTATCATATACTACTCACTCATGAGCACAAGCACAACACTCGCTCACAGCGATCTTATCTCACTCGCAAGTATCTTTGCAGTAGGTATCTTCTTCGTGAATGCGGTAATTCCTTCATACAACATTGGAGGAACCATCGAAGGTTTCCACGACCCTAAGTTCAAGAAATGGCCAAAGGCAGTAGTCGCATCCTTTGTAGCAACAGTTATGTGCGCATTTGTCGGTGTAATGGCAATCGGAGGTCTCTAA
- the mtrH gene encoding tetrahydromethanopterin S-methyltransferase subunit H, which yields MFKFDKKQEVFEVGGVKFGGQPGQYPTVLIGSMFYNRHNIVTDEDEGIFNKEAADNLWNHMLEMTDVTGNPCVNQIVGETPQAIKKYIDWFIAEDDTTPFLIDSSAGDVRAAAADYVTEIGVADRAIYNSINGSIHEDEIEAIRKSDIDASIVLAFNATDPTVKGKLEVLESGGPGQSMGMLDIAKDCGITKPLVDVAATPLGAGAGASMRAVVAVKGHFGLPVGGGYHNLASAWDWMKEYKKQFETKEQRKAVYMPADIGTNLVPQTLGSNFQLFGPIENTDTVYPATALVDIILAETAKELGLEIMDENHPINKLV from the coding sequence ATGTTCAAATTTGACAAGAAACAGGAAGTATTCGAGGTTGGTGGCGTCAAGTTCGGCGGTCAGCCTGGCCAGTACCCAACAGTTCTTATCGGTTCAATGTTCTACAACAGGCACAACATCGTAACCGATGAAGACGAGGGAATTTTCAACAAGGAAGCAGCAGACAATCTCTGGAACCACATGCTTGAGATGACAGATGTCACAGGTAACCCATGTGTAAACCAGATCGTCGGTGAGACACCACAGGCAATCAAAAAGTACATCGACTGGTTCATTGCAGAGGATGACACAACACCATTCCTTATCGACTCATCCGCAGGTGACGTACGTGCAGCAGCAGCAGATTACGTAACAGAGATCGGTGTAGCTGACAGAGCAATCTACAACTCCATCAACGGTAGTATCCACGAAGATGAGATCGAAGCTATCAGAAAGAGTGACATCGACGCTTCAATCGTCCTTGCTTTCAACGCAACCGACCCAACCGTCAAAGGAAAGCTCGAGGTTCTTGAATCCGGTGGTCCAGGTCAGAGCATGGGTATGCTCGACATCGCAAAGGACTGTGGAATCACAAAGCCACTCGTCGATGTAGCTGCAACTCCACTCGGAGCAGGTGCAGGTGCATCCATGAGAGCAGTCGTCGCTGTAAAGGGACACTTCGGTCTCCCTGTTGGCGGTGGATACCACAACCTTGCATCCGCATGGGACTGGATGAAGGAATACAAGAAGCAGTTCGAGACAAAGGAACAGCGCAAGGCAGTTTACATGCCAGCAGATATCGGAACAAACCTTGTCCCACAGACACTCGGTTCCAACTTCCAGCTGTTCGGTCCTATCGAGAACACTGACACAGTCTACCCTGCAACTGCACTGGTAGACATCATCCTTGCTGAGACCGCAAAAGAACTCGGTCTTGAGATCATGGATGAGAACCACCCAATCAACAAACTGGTTTAA
- the hdrC gene encoding CoB--CoM heterodisulfide reductase subunit C → MSLRNESNLITLMEGTGSDILKCMHCGVCSGSCPSGRHTSLNVRRLLKKARNDTGVLSDDSLWMCTTCYNCQERCPRGIGIVDAIFEMRALAVREGIIYPEHRKVGELLLEHGHAVPIDEENMAKREALGLAPLPPTVHSFPEGLEEVKKLMASCRFDELMSEK, encoded by the coding sequence ATGTCCCTCAGAAATGAATCTAATCTGATTACCCTTATGGAAGGGACCGGCTCTGATATTTTAAAATGCATGCACTGCGGTGTCTGCAGCGGTAGCTGTCCTTCGGGAAGGCATACAAGCCTGAATGTCAGGAGGCTCTTGAAGAAAGCACGTAATGACACCGGAGTACTTTCTGATGACTCTCTATGGATGTGCACCACCTGCTACAATTGCCAGGAGCGGTGTCCGAGAGGCATAGGCATCGTTGATGCTATATTCGAGATGCGTGCGCTTGCTGTGAGGGAAGGAATCATTTACCCTGAACACCGAAAGGTCGGAGAGCTGCTTCTGGAACATGGGCATGCTGTTCCTATCGATGAAGAGAACATGGCAAAGCGAGAAGCCCTGGGACTTGCTCCGCTGCCACCCACAGTTCACAGTTTCCCTGAAGGGCTGGAAGAGGTAAAGAAATTGATGGCATCATGCAGGTTCGATGAGCTGATGTCCGAAAAATGA
- the mtrA gene encoding tetrahydromethanopterin S-methyltransferase subunit A gives MADKREPADGWPTLKGEFELGDVKNCVAVITLGSHLPGAPQLEAGAAITGPCKTENLGLEKVVAQIISNPNIRFLLVTGSEVKGHITGEAFMMFHKNGVSDNRIVGASGAIPYVENLTDAAVERFQQQIEPVEMIGTEDMGQITAKIKELAAKDPGAFDADPMIVEVGEGGGEEEEEAGGLKPMAAELATVRHRILDIDREMVIAGNWNKFHSGVHAGKVEGIMIGLAITLSLLGLLLFGR, from the coding sequence ATGGCAGATAAAAGAGAACCAGCGGACGGCTGGCCAACCCTTAAAGGTGAATTTGAATTAGGGGATGTAAAGAACTGCGTCGCAGTCATCACCCTTGGATCACACCTGCCAGGCGCCCCTCAGTTAGAAGCAGGAGCTGCTATCACAGGTCCATGTAAGACAGAGAATCTTGGTCTGGAAAAAGTAGTTGCACAGATCATCTCAAACCCTAACATCAGGTTCCTTCTTGTAACAGGTTCTGAAGTAAAGGGACACATTACCGGTGAAGCATTCATGATGTTCCACAAGAACGGTGTCAGCGACAACCGTATTGTCGGAGCAAGCGGTGCTATCCCATACGTTGAGAACCTTACCGACGCAGCAGTCGAGAGGTTCCAGCAGCAGATCGAGCCTGTAGAGATGATCGGTACCGAAGACATGGGACAGATCACAGCAAAGATCAAGGAACTCGCAGCAAAAGACCCTGGAGCCTTTGATGCTGACCCAATGATCGTCGAGGTCGGCGAAGGTGGCGGCGAAGAGGAAGAAGAGGCTGGCGGACTTAAGCCAATGGCAGCAGAACTCGCTACAGTCAGACACAGGATCCTTGATATTGACAGGGAAATGGTCATTGCCGGTAACTGGAACAAGTTCCACTCAGGTGTGCACGCAGGTAAGGTCGAAGGTATCATGATCGGTCTTGCGATCACGCTGTCACTACTTGGCCTATTGCTATTCGGGAGGTAA
- the mtrC gene encoding tetrahydromethanopterin S-methyltransferase subunit MtrC, with amino-acid sequence MSAGGAGGEATGGIPQNNLIAVGAAGGLIAAYAGHFLTQGIGPAFAFIGALGAICAIVWGAAAVRRVASYGLGTGVPSIGMMALGMGVVASLFGLAVGGIAGPIVAFVAAAIIGLVIGVLANKVLGMGIPIMEQSMTEIAGAGALTIIGLSVAMTGTFMFDAVLETVVATGYIAVIFIAGGMGILHPFNANLGPDEQQDRTLTTAVEKGAIAMIIAGIVATVATGASAIPSIVIGIVIWYVAFRKYVEFVNRDAYKVIGTGLLPTEEELE; translated from the coding sequence ATGTCAGCAGGAGGAGCTGGTGGAGAAGCCACAGGCGGAATTCCACAGAACAACTTGATCGCTGTCGGAGCAGCCGGCGGACTTATCGCTGCATACGCAGGACATTTCCTTACACAGGGAATCGGACCAGCATTCGCATTCATTGGTGCTCTTGGAGCTATCTGTGCGATTGTCTGGGGAGCAGCAGCAGTAAGACGTGTAGCAAGCTACGGTCTTGGTACCGGTGTACCATCCATTGGTATGATGGCACTTGGTATGGGAGTCGTCGCATCACTGTTCGGACTTGCCGTTGGTGGCATTGCCGGACCTATCGTTGCATTCGTTGCAGCAGCTATTATCGGACTTGTCATTGGTGTACTCGCTAACAAGGTCCTTGGAATGGGCATTCCTATCATGGAGCAGTCCATGACAGAGATCGCAGGTGCAGGCGCACTTACCATTATCGGACTCAGTGTCGCAATGACAGGAACATTCATGTTCGATGCAGTACTGGAAACCGTCGTAGCAACAGGATACATCGCTGTGATCTTCATTGCAGGCGGTATGGGTATTCTTCACCCATTCAATGCAAATCTCGGTCCTGACGAACAGCAGGACAGGACACTCACAACAGCTGTTGAGAAGGGTGCTATCGCAATGATCATTGCAGGTATCGTTGCAACCGTAGCAACCGGTGCATCAGCAATTCCAAGCATTGTTATTGGAATCGTGATCTGGTATGTTGCATTCAGGAAATATGTTGAGTTCGTTAACAGGGACGCATACAAGGTAATTGGAACAGGTCTCCTGCCAACCGAGGAGGAATTAGAATGA
- a CDS encoding Coenzyme F420 hydrogenase/dehydrogenase, beta subunit C-terminal domain — protein sequence MYDRNYTDLESTIWHTGKCACCGACVAVCPANSLFFETGENSTHPMNDGYCKSERDGVPCGACYEICPRVNERKIETIGNSINIVSASANFDVEKKQSGGAVTAILMNALEQELVDAVITVAEDPWTLKPMSTIVTSSEAMTKQAGSRYNWWVPLLSALKEAVITKKYRNIAIVGVPCVVQAISEMRKSEHDLIRPFKDSIRLMIGLFCTETFDYEKMVEGKFKKDMGIDPWQIKRLDIPGKLEITTEEGEVHTIPLSEVEDCIRPGCAICTDLTALDADISAGSIGSPKGETTLIIRTPVGNRFFMSAVDEEKLVISDNVDLKPIEALANKKAKRKA from the coding sequence ATGTATGACAGGAACTATACTGATCTGGAGAGCACTATATGGCATACAGGAAAGTGTGCATGTTGCGGCGCCTGTGTTGCAGTTTGTCCGGCAAACTCGCTTTTCTTTGAAACAGGAGAGAATTCCACACACCCGATGAATGACGGATACTGCAAGTCAGAAAGAGATGGAGTCCCCTGCGGCGCCTGCTATGAGATCTGCCCCAGGGTTAACGAGCGGAAGATCGAGACCATCGGGAACTCCATCAACATCGTATCAGCCTCAGCGAACTTCGATGTTGAGAAAAAACAGAGCGGAGGAGCGGTCACTGCCATTCTAATGAACGCCCTGGAACAGGAGCTTGTTGATGCAGTGATCACTGTTGCCGAGGATCCATGGACCCTCAAACCCATGTCAACTATCGTAACTTCAAGCGAGGCGATGACCAAACAGGCAGGAAGCCGCTATAACTGGTGGGTCCCCCTCCTGTCGGCACTGAAGGAAGCGGTCATCACCAAAAAGTACCGCAATATAGCGATAGTAGGTGTGCCCTGCGTCGTCCAGGCCATCAGTGAGATGCGAAAAAGTGAGCATGACCTCATACGCCCGTTCAAAGATTCCATTCGCCTGATGATCGGCCTGTTCTGCACGGAAACGTTCGACTATGAGAAAATGGTGGAAGGGAAGTTCAAAAAGGATATGGGAATTGACCCCTGGCAGATCAAGCGCCTTGACATCCCTGGAAAACTGGAGATCACAACTGAGGAAGGCGAGGTCCACACGATCCCGCTTTCCGAAGTAGAGGACTGCATACGCCCGGGTTGTGCCATCTGCACGGATCTGACGGCACTTGATGCGGATATCTCTGCAGGGTCGATCGGAAGCCCGAAGGGAGAGACCACACTGATAATACGCACACCTGTGGGAAACAGGTTCTTCATGAGCGCGGTTGATGAAGAAAAACTTGTGATATCAGACAATGTGGACCTGAAGCCCATAGAAGCACTTGCGAACAAGAAGGCAAAAAGGAAAGCATGA
- a CDS encoding tetrahydromethanopterin S-methyltransferase subunit B, which produces MSMVHIAPEAHLVLDPLTSVLAEEREDIICYSMDPIMEQIDELDKIADDLINSLAPDRKLLNSYPGRENTSLKAGFYGNTFYGVVVGLVFSGMVALALYILSLIGGL; this is translated from the coding sequence ATGAGCATGGTACACATTGCACCAGAAGCACATCTTGTACTGGACCCATTGACATCAGTCCTGGCAGAAGAGCGTGAAGACATCATCTGCTATTCAATGGACCCTATCATGGAACAGATCGATGAGCTTGACAAGATAGCTGATGATCTTATCAATTCACTCGCACCTGACAGGAAGCTGTTGAACTCATACCCGGGAAGGGAGAACACATCACTCAAAGCAGGTTTCTACGGAAACACCTTCTACGGAGTTGTTGTCGGTCTTGTATTCTCAGGAATGGTCGCACTTGCCCTGTACATACTCAGTCTGATCGGAGGACTCTAA
- the hdrB gene encoding CoB--CoM heterodisulfide reductase subunit B — translation MANLSLFLGCVIPNRYPGIEKSTRLCLEKLGVDFVDLEGASCCPAPGVLRSFDKATWLALAGRNIALSEELDRDLLTICNGCYGSLADANYEIKEDEQLKKDVNSHLEKIGRSIKGDHEVRHITEFLHRDIGPEKIRDIVINPLELRVAVHYGCHLLKPSKGRVGSSFERPVFFDGLVEATGAKSVDYPDKMECCGAGGGVRSALPDEALALTGHKLSMIESAEVDCIVNACPFCHMQLDVGQVDLNEKTGTSHNIPVLHYTQLLGLALGFSVEELGIDLNAVVNTDFLMKVLSE, via the coding sequence ATGGCAAATTTATCACTTTTTCTGGGATGTGTGATCCCTAACCGTTATCCGGGTATCGAAAAGAGCACAAGGCTCTGCCTTGAGAAGCTGGGGGTCGATTTTGTCGACCTGGAAGGTGCATCATGCTGTCCTGCTCCTGGCGTACTTCGCTCTTTTGATAAGGCTACCTGGCTTGCCCTTGCCGGCAGGAACATCGCATTATCCGAAGAGCTGGATCGCGACCTGCTGACCATCTGTAATGGTTGCTACGGCTCACTTGCCGATGCAAATTACGAGATCAAAGAAGACGAGCAGCTCAAAAAGGATGTGAACTCCCATCTTGAAAAGATTGGAAGAAGCATCAAAGGCGACCACGAGGTCCGTCACATAACTGAGTTCCTTCACAGGGATATCGGTCCGGAGAAGATTCGCGATATTGTCATAAATCCTCTGGAACTGAGGGTTGCCGTGCACTATGGGTGCCACCTTTTAAAGCCATCTAAAGGACGTGTGGGTTCAAGTTTTGAAAGACCAGTGTTCTTTGATGGACTTGTGGAAGCAACAGGCGCGAAAAGCGTAGACTATCCCGATAAGATGGAGTGCTGCGGGGCCGGTGGAGGTGTGCGTTCCGCATTGCCGGATGAAGCTCTTGCACTTACCGGTCATAAGTTATCCATGATCGAATCTGCAGAGGTTGATTGCATAGTAAATGCATGCCCCTTCTGCCATATGCAGCTGGATGTGGGACAGGTGGACCTTAATGAGAAAACTGGCACCTCGCATAATATTCCTGTGCTTCACTATACTCAGCTTCTGGGACTGGCTCTTGGTTTTTCAGTTGAGGAACTGGGCATCGACCTGAATGCAGTGGTGAATACTGACTTCCTTATGAAGGTTCTGTCAGAATAA
- a CDS encoding glutamate synthase-related protein, whose amino-acid sequence MSLGSVPLKYKVSIDREQCMHCMRCIDNCSYGVFHREDDRIIIDSRKCTACHHCISMCPRDAITLQERPVDYRSHPLWTAEAREDIINQARSGKIILSGMGNAKPYPVIFDRLVLDACQVTNPSIDPLREPMELRTYLGKKPSRLEINKKDNGDVELLTKLTPNLKLDTPIMIGHMSYGAISLNAQLSLAKAVEKTGTFMGTGEGGLHEAIYPYQKNMIVQVASGRFGVDINYLERGAAIEIKIGQGAKPGIGGHLPGEKVCQDVSCTRMIPLGSDAISPAPHHDIYSIEDLAQLVRSLKEATEWKKPVFVKIAAVHNAAAIAAGIARSSADAVVIDGFRGGSGATPKVFRDNVGIPIEAAVASVDQKLKDQGIRNKISVIASGGIRNSADIAKSIALGADAVYIGTGALIAMGCRVCGQCYRGMCPWGIATQRPDLVERLDPEVESEHVANLIRSWTLELSELMGAAGINSIESLRSNRSRLRGYMLDEGTLDVLQVKPVGA is encoded by the coding sequence ATGAGCCTTGGAAGTGTACCCCTGAAATATAAGGTCAGCATCGACCGCGAGCAGTGCATGCACTGTATGCGCTGTATCGATAACTGTTCATATGGCGTTTTCCACAGGGAAGACGACAGGATCATCATCGATTCACGCAAATGTACTGCATGCCATCACTGCATCTCCATGTGTCCAAGGGATGCCATAACCCTGCAGGAGCGACCTGTAGATTACCGCAGTCACCCCCTCTGGACAGCAGAGGCACGTGAGGACATCATCAATCAGGCACGCAGCGGGAAGATCATCCTGTCAGGCATGGGAAATGCAAAACCATATCCGGTGATCTTCGACAGGCTTGTTCTCGATGCATGTCAGGTAACGAATCCAAGTATCGACCCTCTTCGTGAACCCATGGAGCTTCGCACATACCTTGGAAAGAAGCCATCAAGACTTGAAATTAATAAGAAGGACAACGGCGACGTCGAGCTGCTGACCAAACTCACACCTAATCTCAAGCTCGATACCCCTATAATGATAGGGCACATGAGCTATGGTGCCATCAGCCTGAACGCACAGCTGAGTCTGGCAAAGGCTGTGGAGAAGACCGGCACGTTCATGGGAACCGGCGAAGGTGGTCTTCACGAGGCCATATACCCGTACCAGAAGAACATGATAGTACAGGTGGCATCCGGCCGATTTGGTGTGGACATCAACTACCTCGAAAGAGGAGCTGCTATCGAGATCAAGATAGGACAGGGTGCAAAGCCTGGAATCGGAGGTCACCTGCCGGGAGAAAAGGTGTGTCAGGATGTGTCCTGTACCCGTATGATCCCTCTTGGAAGTGACGCCATCAGCCCCGCACCACATCATGATATCTACAGTATCGAAGACCTCGCACAGCTTGTAAGGAGTCTCAAGGAAGCTACCGAGTGGAAGAAGCCGGTTTTCGTAAAGATAGCCGCTGTCCACAATGCTGCGGCAATTGCAGCAGGTATCGCACGTTCCTCTGCGGACGCTGTAGTCATCGATGGATTCCGCGGAGGTAGCGGAGCAACACCAAAGGTCTTCAGGGACAATGTGGGAATACCCATCGAGGCAGCTGTTGCAAGTGTTGACCAGAAGCTCAAGGACCAGGGCATCAGGAACAAGATCTCGGTCATTGCAAGCGGAGGTATCCGCAACAGTGCCGATATTGCAAAATCCATTGCCCTGGGAGCAGATGCAGTCTACATTGGAACAGGTGCGCTTATCGCAATGGGATGTCGCGTATGTGGCCAGTGCTATAGAGGCATGTGCCCGTGGGGTATCGCAACCCAGAGACCTGACCTTGTAGAGCGCCTTGACCCGGAGGTCGAGTCCGAGCATGTTGCAAACCTCATCCGCTCATGGACACTGGAGCTCAGCGAGCTCATGGGTGCCGCCGGGATTAACAGTATCGAGAGCCTTAGAAGTAACAGGAGCCGTCTGAGAGGATACATGCTGGACGAAGGAACACTGGATGTCCTGCAGGTAAAGCCGGTGGGGGCCTGA
- a CDS encoding glutamine amidotransferase family protein — protein sequence MCGIIGVIDRKRALMDGSSIRDALSLMNERGSGEGAGYAAYGIYPDYQDCYAIHVFFDNLVEPKSQVDHMLHKWGRIVHQEAIPTYEQEGLKRTHIPWRYFFKPYSDLMAGSTTPEDDVMKYIVMETNSNIQGALIFSSGKNMGVFKAAGWPEDVANFYRIEDYKGYIWLAHNRYPTNTPGWWGGAHPFNLLDWAVVHNGEITSYGTNRRYVESQGYTCSMFTDTEVVAYLFDLLGRRHGLPEDIVVKALAPPFWDEIDNMPEKEQELNHAIRLTYGPALMNGPFAIVVATHEGIVGFTDRIKLRPLVIGENGNKLYISSEEAAIRVMDPDVQNIHMPRAGEPVIGRIHA from the coding sequence ATGTGTGGAATAATAGGTGTGATCGACAGGAAAAGGGCGCTAATGGACGGATCCAGCATCCGCGATGCACTGAGCCTTATGAACGAAAGAGGAAGTGGGGAAGGCGCAGGTTATGCGGCATACGGCATATACCCTGATTACCAGGACTGCTATGCAATCCACGTCTTCTTTGACAACCTTGTAGAACCAAAGTCACAGGTTGACCACATGCTCCATAAATGGGGCCGCATCGTGCACCAGGAAGCCATCCCGACATACGAACAGGAAGGTCTCAAAAGGACCCACATACCCTGGAGATACTTCTTCAAGCCTTACAGCGACCTCATGGCAGGAAGTACAACTCCTGAAGATGATGTCATGAAGTACATCGTCATGGAAACGAATTCCAATATCCAGGGTGCCCTGATATTCTCATCCGGAAAGAACATGGGAGTGTTCAAAGCTGCCGGCTGGCCTGAGGATGTTGCCAACTTCTACCGTATCGAGGACTACAAAGGATACATCTGGCTTGCACACAACCGTTACCCCACAAATACCCCCGGCTGGTGGGGAGGAGCACACCCATTCAACCTTCTTGACTGGGCAGTGGTACACAACGGAGAGATCACCTCATACGGAACCAACAGACGCTATGTTGAAAGCCAGGGCTATACCTGCAGCATGTTCACCGACACCGAGGTCGTGGCATACCTATTCGACCTCCTGGGCAGAAGGCATGGGCTCCCGGAGGACATTGTAGTAAAGGCACTTGCCCCACCATTCTGGGACGAGATAGACAACATGCCGGAAAAAGAGCAGGAGCTCAACCACGCGATCCGCCTCACCTACGGACCTGCCCTCATGAACGGGCCGTTCGCAATAGTTGTGGCAACACATGAAGGAATAGTAGGATTCACCGACAGGATCAAACTCAGACCGTTGGTCATCGGAGAGAACGGTAACAAGCTTTACATCTCAAGTGAGGAAGCTGCCATCCGTGTGATGGACCCGGATGTCCAGAACATCCACATGCCAAGAGCAGGAGAACCTGTAATCGGGAGGATACACGCATGA
- a CDS encoding tetrahydromethanopterin S-methyltransferase subunit F, producing the protein MAEEIESGQGVPMVISPQMGAIESVVERIRYRAQLIARNQKLDSGVNATAATGFIVGFAFAVLMVLVLPLIIWQVGGVI; encoded by the coding sequence ATGGCAGAAGAAATAGAATCCGGACAGGGAGTCCCAATGGTCATCAGCCCACAGATGGGTGCCATTGAAAGTGTTGTCGAAAGAATTCGATACAGGGCTCAGCTTATCGCAAGGAACCAGAAGCTCGACTCCGGAGTTAATGCCACAGCTGCAACCGGTTTCATTGTCGGTTTCGCATTCGCAGTGCTGATGGTACTTGTACTCCCATTGATCATCTGGCAGGTAGGTGGTGTAATATGA
- the mtrG gene encoding tetrahydromethanopterin S-methyltransferase subunit MtrG gives MSNGNNTTPSVVTDPADFNEVLEKLNEIDEKIEFVNSEIAQRIGKKVGRDIGIIYGAVAGILMFLIYISLSPILI, from the coding sequence ATGAGCAACGGAAATAACACAACACCAAGTGTTGTAACAGACCCTGCAGATTTCAATGAGGTTCTTGAGAAGCTCAATGAGATCGACGAGAAGATCGAATTCGTAAACAGTGAGATCGCACAGAGGATCGGAAAGAAAGTAGGAAGGGATATAGGTATCATATACGGAGCAGTTGCAGGTATATTGATGTTCCTCATCTACATTTCATTATCCCCGATACTCATCTGA